CCCGGGACAGGCGCATATGTAAAACGTACCCCCAAAAGTTAAGAGAAAAGGAGGCTGTGACTGTGAGATATGAAGCAATCCGGATAAAAAGTGAGGTAGGAAGATGCCTGTTATGCCATGAAGCACCTTGTACAAAAGCATGTCCGCATGGAATTCGAATAGAACGTGTCATGCGCGCCCTCCGTTTTGAAAATAATTTGGGAGCCACAAGACAGCTTGGAAGTGGTAATATATGTGTAGACTGTGAAGCACCATGTATGGCAGCCTGCAACCGGAAAAATCTGGACAGACCGGTCGAAATCACAAGAATTGTAAAAGATATAAAAAACAGCCATATGAAGATACAGGAAAAGCGGCCGGACTTATCCATAGATTTTTGCGGGGTTCACTGTGAAAATCCATTTTTTCTATCGTCTTCTGTAGTAGGAAGCAATTATGAAATGGTGGCAAAGGCATTTGACATGGGATGGGCAGGCGCAGCATTCAAGACAATTGGTTTATTCCTGCCAGATGAAGCATCTCCGAGATTTGCAGCTATGGAAAAGGAGAGCACTCCTTTTGTAGGTTTTAAGAATATTGAGCAGATTTCTGATCACACGCTAGAGGAAAATCTGGAATATCTGAAACAATTAAAGATCGATTATCCTTCTAAGGTTATTATTGCCTCTATTATGGGACAAAATGAAGAGGAATGGGCAATATTAGCACAAAAAATGGAGGAGGTGGGGGCTGATATTATTGAATGTAATTTTTCCTGCCCGCAGATGGTGGGGGATGGTCTGGGCAGCGATGTCGGAACCAATTTAGAACTGGTGCAAAAATATACAAAAGCTGCCAGGCGGGGGACAACACTTCCGATTCTTGCTAAGATGACCCCGAATATTACAAAAATGGAGGATACTGCAAGAACAGCAATACAGGCTGGAGCGGATGGGATTGCAGCAATTAATACCATAAAAAGTATTATGAATGTGAATCTTAACAGCTTCAAATCGGAGCCGGAGGTCACAGGAAAATCAGCGGTCGGAGGATATTCCGGCAAGGCTGTAAAGCCCATAGCTCTTCGATTTATTCATGATATGAAAAAGCAGGAAGCGTTAGAAAATATACCAATCAGCGGCATGGGGGGATTGAGACATGGCACGATGCGGCGGAGTTTATTGCAATGGGCTGCGAAACGGTTCAGGTTACAACTTCTGTCATGCAATATGGATACAGAATTATAGAAGACATGATAGAAGGATTTTCGGATTATATGGCGCTCAACGGTATTGACTCTGTGTCAGAACTGGTTGGCAGGGCATTGCCGCAGCTGGTTTCTGCGGAGGATCTGGACCGCAGTACGATTGAATATCCCAGATTCCGCCGGGAATTCTGCATTTCCTGCGGAAGATGCTATATATCCTGTTATGACGGCGGGCACCAGGCACTGCGCATAGATGGGAAGACCCGCCAGCCGGTCATGGATGCCTCAAAATGCGTGGGATGTCAGTTATGTAGGCTGGTCTGTCCGGCAGGGGCAATTACAGCGGGAACCAGGGTAAATAAGAAATAACACGAGAAAACAGACAGCTTAGAAAAGGATGGTGTTTTGGCATGTACACATGCAGTATGGAACGAATGACGGATAAGATTAATACATTTTCTCAGTTTGGAGATGCCGGACATGGCGGAATTACAAGGTATTCATTATCAGAGGAAGCGATTCAGGCAAGAAATGAATTCCGCAAAAGGATGGAAGCGATTCATGCAGTCATAGAAATTGATGATTTGGCCAATATGTATGCAACGCTTCCGGGAACGGATCCGGAGGCTAAAAGAATTGTTATGGCATCTCACTGTGACTCTGTAAAAAACGGCGGTAATTATGATGGTATTTTGGGGGTCATGTCTGCTATGGAGGTATTAGAAACTGTAGCAGCAGAGAACATTCCTCACAGGCATCCCCTGACAGCCATGATCTGGACAAATGAAGAGGGTTCCTTGTATCCGCCTGCTATGATGTGCTCTGGTATTGTATGCTATGATTATCTGCCGGAGGAAATCAGAAGCAAGTTTAAATATGAGGATATGATGAATTCCAGAAGTATTCTGGATAATCAGAGTACCTTTGGAGAAGCTCTGGAAAAATCCGGATTTAAAGGGGAGAAAAAATACAGACTCAGTCCTGAAAAATATCTGTATATGTTTGAAACCCACATTGAACAGGGACCGATTCTGGAGGATGCAGGGAATGATATCGGTGTTGTTGACTGTGTGCTTGGAATGTTTAACTACAGGTTAAAATTCTATGGGCAGACGACACATGCAGGGACCTTTCCGATGCCCAAGAGAAAGGATGCATTTCTGGCTGCTTCCCAGGCATTGTGCTATCTCCACGAAGAAATTGACAAGCTGGGATATCCGGAGCTCGTATATACTACGGGGGAAGTGGTTTGCCACCCTTGCGTGCATACCTGCGTGCCGGACTTCTTTGACTTTTCCTTTGATGCAAGACATGAAAAGCCTGAGGTATTGGAAAAGGTTTTAAAAGTAGTAAAGAGCTGCGCAGACAGGACATGGGCAGGATGCACCTGTGAGGTTGTAAAGGCATGGAACAGAGATACGGTATATTGGGATAAGGAACTGGTTGGTTATGTAAAAGAAGCCGCAGAAGAAGCCGGTATATCTCATCAGTATATCCATTCCGGCGCAGGACATGATGCACAGTTTGCAGCATATATGCTTCCAACCACAATGATCTTTGTACAGTCTAAAGATGGATTATCTCACTGTGAACCGGAGTATTCTTCCCCGGAGCATTGCACCGAAGGGGCAACCGTTATGCTGCATGCTGTGCTTAAGGCGGATGCGAAATAAGCTATCTTTTGTGGATTGCCATATATGGCAGGAGGTGATGATATGCAGAATTATATAATTACCATTGCCAGAGGATTTGGCAGTGGCGGCAAAGATATTGGTATGAGACTTTCAAAGGAGTTGGGAATTCCATGCTATGACAGGCAGATACTTACCATGGCATCCGACAAAAGCGGAATAGATGAGGGTGTTTTTGTAGAGACAAATGAGAAACTCAGAGGAACATATATTGCAAATTTTCTTCGGAAAATACCAATAACCGGGGTATTGGATCCACATGAAAAAGACTTTGTATCAGATGTAAATGTGTTTAACATACAGGCCGAATTGATACGGAGTCTTGCGATAACGGAGAGCTGCATTATTATCGGAAAATGCGCCGATGATATTTTAAGGGAGTACAAAAATGTTATTAGTATATATATTGAGGCTCCAAGAGCAGCCTGTGTAAAGTCGATTCAGGAAAAAATGCATGTTTCGGCAGAGCGGGCACATCAGCTGATTCACAAAACAGATAAATATCGTGCAAAGTATTATAACTATTATTCCGGCGGAAAGGACTGGACAAATCCAACGAACTATGACCTGGTTTTGAACAGCGATAGAGTCGGGAGGGAAAATTGCGTGAAGTTAATAAAAGAATATATTAATATCAGGTTTTGTGATAAACGGATGGAGGGTTGACAGTTAGTACACTTGCGAAAATGCCTCACCTGTGATATTCTTTCAATAATCTTTGAAAATACAGGGGGTATACCATGAGTAAAAATTGGAAAAAACAATTTATGACGATATATGCCGGGCAGGCTTTTTCACTGCTGGGCAGTGCTGCCGTGCAGTTTGCAGTTATCTGGTGGCTGACTATACAAACGGAGTCGGCAATCACCCTCACCATAGCATCCGTTGTGTCGTTCATCCCTAACATGGTTATCGGACCATTTGCAGGGGTATGGATTGACCGCCTGAACCGCCGCACAGTCATGATCGCCGCGGATGGTGTGGTGGCATTCTCAAGTGTTATTTTGGGAGCGGCCTTTTTGCTCATCGATGTTCCTCCTGTCTGGTTTATCTATCTTATTTTATTTCTGCGCGGATTGGGCAACACCTTTCATGGTCCCGCCATACAGGCGGCCATCCCTATGCTGGTACCTACCGAGATGCTCGTAAAAGCCGGAGGCTGGGGCAACCTGGTCACCTCTGTTTCCAATATGCTGGGACCTGTGCTGGGTGCGGCATTGATGGGATTCCTTCCCATCGCAGGCATAATGCTGGTGGATATTTTTGGTGCTTTGTTCGCCATTACCTGTCTGCTGTTTGTAGAAATCCCTGATATTTCAAGCCGCAGCGATAAAGTACATCCTCTTTCCGATATGAAAGAGGGATTTAGCACCATGCGCAAAAACAAGCCGCTGATCGCGGCGTTCGGCCCTATGATGCTGATGACTATTCTTTATATGCCGCTTGGTGCACTGTTTCCGCTCTTGGTGCGCACCCACTTCATGGGAAAGGCATGGCATAACAGTATTGTTGAGTTTGTCTTCGCGGGCGGGCTGCTCGTATCCTCACTCGTCATTGGCATTTGGGGCGGCATGAAAAACCGCTTTCTGATGGCGGCGCTTGCCATCGGTCTGCTGGGGGCGGGTTCTTTTGTGAGCGGGGCGCTTCCATCCGGCGGTTACTGGATATTTGTTGTCTGCTGCTTCTTTATGGGTGCATCGGGTACTTTTATGAATGTACCGGTCATGGCCTATGTGCAGGAGAGCACCCCACCAGAGATTATGGGAAAAGTGTTTTCTCTGATGATGTCCGCCATGACGCTTGCGATGCCGATTGGTCTCATTATTGCAGGCCCGGTCAGCGAGATAGTAGGTGTGGACAACTGGTTTTTCTGGTCAGGCGTGGCACTGATGCTCACCGGTATCCTGTTCCGCATATTGACAAGGCCTTATGACAGTGAAACAAGACTGCCGGAAGCCAAAGACAACGAGTAAATATTATTAAAAAGCGAGGAGAACACTTTATGAAATTAAATAATAGTAACCTGGAGATTGCAGTATGGAAGGGGGTCTTGAAAATATAATAATCAACACCTCCTTCCTATATGGAATCGATAAATAGGAGGTAAAACATTGAATTATTTAGAAAAATACGGTATTACAGACCGTTTTAAAAACGAGGCAGCCGCCTACCCGAAGCTATCTCTTGCCCGTGTTGCTGCTCAACATAGAGGGCTTTATAAAATTGTCACTGAAAGCGGTGAACTACAGGCTGAAATTTCCGGCAAGCTTCGCTTTGAAACCAATGAACTTGCAAAATTCCCAACAGTGGGAGATTATGTTATGATTTCCTCAGAGAATTCAGGTAGCAATGCTATCATTCACCATGTGCTGACACGTAAGAGCATCTTTTTAAGAACAGCTGTTGGCGTCAGTGGTCAGGCACAGCCGGTGGCTGCAAATATAGATATTGTCTTTATTTGTATGTCTTTAAACAATAACTTTAATTTAAGCCGTTTAGAGCGATACCTTTCTGTTGCCTGGGATAGCGGTGCAACTCCTGTTATTTTACTGACAAAATCAGATTTGTGCGAGGATTTGGAACGTGTTCTTTTAGAGGTGGAACGGGTGTCTTCATTCACAGAGGTAATTCCCCTTTCGATGTTCGATGATGATCTTGTGACAAAACTTAGCCTCTACCTAAAATCTGGTATGACAGCAGCTTTTATTGGATCGTCAGGTGTGGGAAAATCAACCTTAATCAACAAGCTTCTGGGGGAACAGGAACTTGCTACCAGTGAAGTCGGTAAAGGCGATAAAGGAAGGCACACGACAACCGGTCGGGAGATGTTTCTTTCTCCCTTTGGTGTTGTCTTGATTGATACGCCCGGCATGCGCGAACTTGGGGCCGAAAGTGTTGATTTATCCAAGAGCTTTGAGGATATTGAAACACTTGCAGGCCAATGTAAATTTAATAATTGCACCCACACAAATGAACCCGGCTGTGCAATCCTACAAGCACTAGACGATGGGAGCCTTGACCAGAGACGCTTCAGCAGCTACTTGAAGCTAAGAATTGAAGCAGGCTATGATGGCTTAAGTGCTAAGGAAATTGAAAATAAAAAGCTGGAGCGTATGCTGAAAGATGTGGGTGGTATGAAAAACTTTCGTAAATATGTAAAAGAGAAACGTAAGCAAAGATAATCTGAGAAATTTAAACAAAACATGGGGCTGCGCACAGTAATTCGTGCGTGGCCCTTGTCAAGAAATAAAACCAATGAAGTAATTAGGGGATTTTTTTGAAACATGACATACAGTTGTCGTGTTTATGTGCTATCCTAATCAGGAGAAAGATGATCCAAATAAATATATTGAAATTGAAGGGGCATCCGCATGGAAAATGTAAAAGCTAAAACTATTCTAACCAGAGCTAAAAATCCGGGTGTATGGTTTGGGATGGATTACAATATGAATCTATATAAAGGCTGTTGTCATGAATGTATTTATTGTGATAGCCGTTCAGAATGTTATGGTATTGAGAATTTCGATCAAGTTAAGGCTAAGCAGGATGCACTTCGAATTTTGCGTGATGAGCTGCGGTGCAGAACGAAACGCGGTGTAGTGGCAACGGGTGCTATGAGTGATCCCTATAATCCGTTTGAAGAGAAAGAACACTTAACACGCCATAGCTTGGAACTATTAGATGCATTTGGTTTTGGGGCAGCAATTGCGACTAAGAGTACGCTGCTGCTTCGAGATATTGATATTTTGACTGAAATAAAAAGACATTCACCGGTACTTGCTAAAATAACCATAACTACCTGTGATGATGAATTGGCGAAAAAAATTGAGCCAGGAGTGCCATCGTCATCCAAACGGTTTGAAATGCTAACTATTGACTGTATAGAGGGAATAGGAATGGGGGAATCCTCAGAGATGTCCTTACCTCTATACCAAAAAAGAATAAGTCTGTAAGCGGTGTATTTCTTGATTACAAACTTATTATACGAGGAAATAGAAAATGGTAAAAATACTCTTTGTCTGCCACGGCAACATCTGCCGTTCCCCTATGGCCGAGTTTGTCTTAAAGGATTTGGTAAGAAAGACCGGGGCGGAAAATTCTTTTTATATTGCATCTGCAGCCACAAGTACCGAGGAAATAGGCAATCCCGTTCATCCGGGAACAAGAAGGATACTGGCTTCTCTGGGAATCTCCACAGAAGGGAAGTATGCAGTCCAGATTAAAAAATCAGATTATGAGAATTATGATTATTTAATTGGAATGGACGACTGGAATATCAGAAATATGAAAAAGATTACGGGAGGGGATCCGGAACACAAAATCAAAAAATTGTTAGAATTTGCAGGGCGGGAGAGTGATATTGCGGATCCGTGGTACACCGGTGACTTTGAAAGCACCTATCGGGATGTTCTGGAGGGCTGTAAGGCCTTGCTTTCTATATAATCACACAGCTTGCTTCAACACAATAAAAATGTTAAAATAGACATCAAAATATTGGGGCAGAGGAGAAGAATAAATATGGGTAAGTATGTTATGGCACTGGATGCGGGGACAACCAGTAACCGCTGCATATTATTTAATGAAAAGGGAGAGGTTTGTTCAAAAGCCCAAAAGGAGTTTACACAGTATTTTCCAAAGCCGGGCTGGGTAGAGCATGATGCCAATGAAATCTGGTCTACACAGTTGGGCGTGGCTGTGGAAGCCATGTTGAAAATCGGTGCGTCTGCAGAGGACATTTCGGCTATAGGAATTACAAACCAGAGAGAGACAACGATTGTCTGGGACCGGGAAAGCGGGGACCCTGTCTGCCCCGCAATTGTCTGGCAATGCAGGAGAACCTCCGAATACTGTGATACTTTAATAGAACGGGGACTGACGGAAAAATTCAGGGAAAAGACAGGCCTGATCATCGATGCTTATTTTTCCGGTACAAAACTAAAGTGGATTTTGGATCATGTCGAAGGTGCCAGGGAAAAAGCTGAAGAGGGAGAACTCTTATTTGGCACGGTGGAGACCTGGCTGATATGGAAACTCACAAAAGGCAGGGTACATGTGACGGATTATTCTAATGCTTCCAGAACCATGCTGTTTAATATTCAGGAACTGGAGTGGGATAAGGAGATACTGGAAGAATTTGATATTCCGGCTTGCATGCTGCCTGAGGTTAAGCCATCCAGCTGCGTTTATGGAACGTGTGACTCTTCTTATTTCGGAGGAGAGATTCTCATAGGGGGTGCAGCCGGTGATCAGCAGGCAGCTCTTTTCGGTCAGACTTGTTTTTCGCCGGGTGAGGCAAAGAATACTTATGGCACAGGATGCTTTTTGCTGATGAATACAGGGGAAAAACCGGTGTTTTCCAAGAACGGACTGGTTACTACCATTGCCTGGGGGTTGGATGGAACAATTAACTATGCTCTGGAGGGGTCTATATTTGTCGCCGGTGCCGCCGTTCAGTGGCTCAGAGATGAGATGAAGCTGGTGGAGTCTGCAGAAGATTCAGAATATATGGCACGGAAGGTAGAGGATACCAACGGGTGCTACGTGGTTCCCGCATTTACAGGTCTGGGTGCTCCTTATTGGGATCAGTATGCGCGGGGAACGATTGTTGGAATTACGAGAGGGGTGAATAAGTATCATATCATCAGAGCAACGCTGGAATCGGTTGCCTATCAGGTCAATGACGTGCTGGAGTCCATGAAGGCAGATTCAGGAATCGAACTTGCGGGTCTGAAGGTAGATGGGGGCGCCAGTGCCAATAACTTTCTGATGCAGGCGCAGGCGGATTTAATTGATGCTCCGGTATTAAGACCCCTCTGCGTGGAAAGTACAGCCATGGGAGCGGCCTATCTGGCCGGCCTTGCGGTGGGATATTGGGCAGGCAAGGAAGAGGTCCTCCAAAACTGGGCAATTGAGCGGACCTTTGCTCCCCGGATTGGTCAGGAGGCAAGGGAGAAAAAGATCAGAGGCTGGAAACGGGCTGTAAAGTATGCATATGGTTGGGCAAAGGAGGATTGAGAAGTACTAATCAAACCCCAGTGGTTCATATGCTTTTTTGATAGACTTGGCTACCTGAACCGAGTCGCCGCTGTGTACAGAAGCATCATATGCACCCTGGGTTTCGCCAAAGGTCATGATGCTTTCCAGGTTTAACATATGCTGCAGATAATGATTCATATTCTCTTTTCTGGCATTTTTGCACAGAATATGGAAGATAGATTGGTTCTTATACTTAGATTCTTTTAATATAAATCGGCAGTTCTGATCCAGACCCTCGCGCGTCAGGAGATCTCTTAATTCTTCCAGGCGCGCACGCTGGTCCAGGAGGGTGAAATAAACCACATCCTGCTGTTTGGGGCGGACTCCATGGATATAATTACGAAATGGTGATTTTCGCAGACTTTCATAATAGTCTTTTTGTTCTTCCGTCTTAAAGTCCTGGTAGTAAATCAACAGGACATCATCAATGATTACATTTTCAAAGTAATGATACCCCTCTTTTTTTAAAACTTCTTCGATTTTTAATACAGTCTGATGGCTCATGATATATTTTAACAAATACCGGTTTTCTTTTATATCATAGAGCATTGCTCCATCCATGGCGATAACCGGAAGGTTCAGATGAAGATTCGCTGCCTCGTCCATGATGGCGGCGGGAGTCCGGCTGGTAGATATAGTGAAATTAGCTCCCGCATCAATCAGGCGATTCAGTTCTCTTTTTGTGTAAGGATTCATCTGCCCATTCTGGGACAGGCGCTCAAGCGCAGAGATGAAGAGGATATTCTGCTGCTTTTTACGGGGCAGATGAAGCCAGTTGATGCAGTAGGCCAGAAGAATTCCGGACATTGTATCGGTAAAGCGGTATAATACGAATAGAAGAGACCCTCCCGTCTCATCCCGGGAAACAATCGTAGCACTTAAGAAGACCACGCAGGAAATATAAGAAGCCGAACCTTTATGAAACAATACGGTCACATAGATGACACATACCACAAACAAGGCAGTCAGGATGAGCTGAGGCCAGGTACCGGGGACAATCAGGTGATAATGAACCTCAAGTATGGTGAACACCAGTGCAAATATGGCTCCGACAGTGGTTCCGAACGCCCGGTTTAAGGCTGTCTGTTTACTGCCTGATAGATCTGACTGCATGCAGAGAATCGTGGCAATTACGGCATAGAAAGGACTCCGGTCAATTCCTGCAATTTTAAAGAATGCAAGCAGAATAAAAACCGAAGCCGCTGTCTTTATGATCCGCAGACCAATCTGGGGCATGGATTTAAAACTGTTGCTGCATCTTTTTATTACTTTTTGAAATACATTTGCATTGTTCAAGAATTGCCGCCTCCTTTCCGGCCGTTACGGTATTGTGTGGGGGAACACTGCATCTGTTCCCGGAATACTCTTGAAAAGTAGCCGGAGCTGGAAAAGCCGGTCTGGTCTGCGATTTCTGAAATGGATAATTTATTTTCAGACAGCAAGGGAAGGCTCTTTTCTATCCGGTAGTACATCAGGTAGTCAAACAGGGATTCATTCATATGTTTCTTGAAAAACCGGCAGCATTCACTTTTGCATATATTTATCTCGGCGGAAATATCTTCAAGTGTGATTTTTTCACTATAGTGCTCCTGAATGTAGCCGAGAATATTCCGAAGCCGTTCAATATCCCGGCCGGAGCTTACAGTTTGACATTCCTTTGACAGATCTGCAGAGGTGTGGCTGTAAATAGACAGCCAGATAGATGTCAAATGATACTGTACCTGCAGCTCAAAAGAAGGCGGATGCTCCAAATAAAGCTGGTAAATCTGATGCATGGCATCCAGAACGGGCATATGCCAGGGAATATCTCTGGAAAAGGCAATGGAGCCTGGAGATGCATCCGCAATTAAGGGGTTAACAAAGTCCTTCTGAAGCGTACTCCCTTCAAAACCGTAAATCATGCGAGGGTGAAAGGTGGTGGAGATGTAATAGCAGTCCGCTCCGTCTATCATGTGTCCGGTATGGAGGGCATTTGAATTGCAGAACAGGCCGTCACCCTTTTGAAGATGGTATATCTGATTATTTACCTGATAGCTGATGCGGCCTTCTAAAACAAGAGTAAGTTCTATTTCCGGATGCCAGTGCCAGGTAAAGGAGCCCCGTTCATAACGGGACAGGACTTCCTGGCTGATAAAGACAGGAAACTCAAAACGTCCATGGGATTTAAGTTCTTTTTGCTTTTCATTCGTTGCCAGCTGCATGACTTCTCCTTTCCCTCATATTGAATTCTCAATATAGTATATAAAGTTGCTAAGATATTTATAGAAATAAAATAATAATCTCATTATAATGAAATTATTCAAAGAATGCAAGGAGGAAGTGATTATGAAGCCGGAAGAGCTTAAGATGTGTTTTGAAGAGAAGTTTGGAGCCGGAGGGGATATACGGGGATATTTTGCACCGGGACGTGTGAATCTCATAGGTGAGCATACGGATTATAATGGTGGGCATGTATTTCCCTGTGCATTGACTATTGGAACTTATTTGTATGCGAGGAAGAGAGAGGACAGGAAACTTAGATTCTATTCTGCAAATTTTGAGCATATAGGGCTGGTGGAATCCTCACTGGATGAATTGAAACCGCAAGGGGGAGATAACTGGACGCAATATCCCAAAGGAGTAGTCTGGACCTTTGGACAAAAGGGATTTGAAATCAGCCAGGGATTTGATATGGTTGTGTATGGAAATATTCCAAATGCCTCAGGACTTTCTTCCTCAGCATCTCTGGAAGTGGTCACAGGAGTCATGCTAAGAGACTTATTTGGATTTGAGCATCTCAGTAACATCGATTTGGCTCTGTTTGGACAGTACTCGGAAAACCACTATAATGGAGTCAACTGCGGAATTATGGATCAATTCTCTATTGCCATGGGAAAGAAGGATCATGCGATATTTTTGGATACCAGCAATCTGAATTATCAGTATGCGCCTGTACTGTTGGAGAATGCAAGAATCGTTATCGCCTGCTCCAATAAGAAAAGGGGTCTGGGAGACTCCAAGTATAATGAGCGCAGAGAAGAGTGCGAGACTGCCTTGAAAGAGATTCAGAAAGTAAGGGATATCGAAAGCCTTGGGGCATTATCAATAGAAGAATTTGAAGGTGTAAAGGATAGCATAAAAGATCCGGTGCACCAAAGACGCGCAAAGCATGCGGTATATGAAAACCAGAGAACCATCCAGGCAGTGGAGGCACTTCAGAAGGGTGAAATTGAAAAGTTCGGGAAACTGATGAATGCATCCCATGTGTCTTTGAGAGATGATTATGAGGTGACAGGAATTGAACTGGATACCCTGGTGGAAGAGGCCTGGAAGTGTCATGGCGTCATTGGTTCGCGCATGACAGGGGCAGGATTTGGAGGCTGCACAGTCAGCATCGTCCAAAACGAGGCAATTGATCCGTTTATAGAAGCGGTAGGAAATGCATATCAAAAGAAAATTGGTTATGCAGCCGATTTCTATGTGGTAGATATCGGCGATGGAGCAGGCACACGGTAACAGAAATCTGGAGGAACGCATGATTTATAATAGTATAAAAAAGCTGGTCCAATATGGTGTTGAAACAGGTTTAATCATGGAAGAGGACCGCATCTATGCCACAAACCGTATTTTAGAGGTTTTACAGGAAGAAGCGTATGAAGAACCGGCGGAAACATATGTAGATGTAGAGTTGGAAGGGACATTGAAAGAGCTTTTGGATTATGCTGTGGAAAAAGGGTTGCTTACGCATGACAGTGTGGTATATAGAGATTTGTTTGATACAAAGCTGATGGGATGTCTGGTTCCGCGTCCGGGTGAGGTTACCGGCAGATTTCAGGAACTTTACAGGAAAAGTCCAGAAGAAGCCACGGATTTCTTCTATAAATTCAGTCAGGATACGGATTATATCAGGCGATACCGCATTAAAAAGGATTTAAGATGGAAGGTATCCAGTCAATATGGTGATATTGATATTTCCATCAATCTTTCCAAGCCGGAAAAGGATCCAAAAGCGATTGCAGCTGCAAGGGCTGTAAAGCAAAGCGGTTATCCAAAGTGCCTGCTTTGTAAGGAGAACGTGGGATATGCAGGCCGGGTGAATCATCCGGCCCGACAGAACCACAGGGTCATACCACTTACGATCAATGACAGCCCCTGGGGATTTCAGTACTCACCGTATGTTTACTATAATGAGCATTGCATATTGTTTAATAATGAGCATATTCCGATGCGTATAGAACGGGCGACTTTTGTAAAATTGTTTGATTTTATCAAGCTGTTTCCACACTATTTTATTGGATCAAATGCGGATCTGCCGATTGTCGGAGGCTCGATTTTGAGTCATGATCACTATCAGGGCGGGAACTATACATTTGCTATGGCAAAGGCACCAATCGAACAGCAT
The window above is part of the Novisyntrophococcus fermenticellae genome. Proteins encoded here:
- the preA gene encoding NAD-dependent dihydropyrimidine dehydrogenase subunit PreA, translating into MRYEAIRIKSEVGRCLLCHEAPCTKACPHGIRIERVMRALRFENNLGATRQLGSGNICVDCEAPCMAACNRKNLDRPVEITRIVKDIKNSHMKIQEKRPDLSIDFCGVHCENPFFLSSSVVGSNYEMVAKAFDMGWAGAAFKTIGLFLPDEASPRFAAMEKESTPFVGFKNIEQISDHTLEENLEYLKQLKIDYPSKVIIASIMGQNEEEWAILAQKMEEVGADIIECNFSCPQMVGDGLGSDVGTNLELVQKYTKAARRGTTLPILAKMTPNITKMEDTARTAIQAGADGIAAINTIKSIMNVNLNSFKSEPEVTGKSAVGGYSGKAVKPIALRFIHDMKKQEALENIPISGMGGLRHGTMRRSLLQWAAKRFRLQLLSCNMDTEL
- a CDS encoding 4Fe-4S dicluster-binding protein, with product MGCETVQVTTSVMQYGYRIIEDMIEGFSDYMALNGIDSVSELVGRALPQLVSAEDLDRSTIEYPRFRREFCISCGRCYISCYDGGHQALRIDGKTRQPVMDASKCVGCQLCRLVCPAGAITAGTRVNKK
- a CDS encoding Zn-dependent hydrolase, which produces MYTCSMERMTDKINTFSQFGDAGHGGITRYSLSEEAIQARNEFRKRMEAIHAVIEIDDLANMYATLPGTDPEAKRIVMASHCDSVKNGGNYDGILGVMSAMEVLETVAAENIPHRHPLTAMIWTNEEGSLYPPAMMCSGIVCYDYLPEEIRSKFKYEDMMNSRSILDNQSTFGEALEKSGFKGEKKYRLSPEKYLYMFETHIEQGPILEDAGNDIGVVDCVLGMFNYRLKFYGQTTHAGTFPMPKRKDAFLAASQALCYLHEEIDKLGYPELVYTTGEVVCHPCVHTCVPDFFDFSFDARHEKPEVLEKVLKVVKSCADRTWAGCTCEVVKAWNRDTVYWDKELVGYVKEAAEEAGISHQYIHSGAGHDAQFAAYMLPTTMIFVQSKDGLSHCEPEYSSPEHCTEGATVMLHAVLKADAK
- a CDS encoding cytidylate kinase-like family protein: MQNYIITIARGFGSGGKDIGMRLSKELGIPCYDRQILTMASDKSGIDEGVFVETNEKLRGTYIANFLRKIPITGVLDPHEKDFVSDVNVFNIQAELIRSLAITESCIIIGKCADDILREYKNVISIYIEAPRAACVKSIQEKMHVSAERAHQLIHKTDKYRAKYYNYYSGGKDWTNPTNYDLVLNSDRVGRENCVKLIKEYINIRFCDKRMEG
- a CDS encoding MFS transporter encodes the protein MSKNWKKQFMTIYAGQAFSLLGSAAVQFAVIWWLTIQTESAITLTIASVVSFIPNMVIGPFAGVWIDRLNRRTVMIAADGVVAFSSVILGAAFLLIDVPPVWFIYLILFLRGLGNTFHGPAIQAAIPMLVPTEMLVKAGGWGNLVTSVSNMLGPVLGAALMGFLPIAGIMLVDIFGALFAITCLLFVEIPDISSRSDKVHPLSDMKEGFSTMRKNKPLIAAFGPMMLMTILYMPLGALFPLLVRTHFMGKAWHNSIVEFVFAGGLLVSSLVIGIWGGMKNRFLMAALAIGLLGAGSFVSGALPSGGYWIFVVCCFFMGASGTFMNVPVMAYVQESTPPEIMGKVFSLMMSAMTLAMPIGLIIAGPVSEIVGVDNWFFWSGVALMLTGILFRILTRPYDSETRLPEAKDNE
- the rsgA gene encoding ribosome small subunit-dependent GTPase A; this encodes MNYLEKYGITDRFKNEAAAYPKLSLARVAAQHRGLYKIVTESGELQAEISGKLRFETNELAKFPTVGDYVMISSENSGSNAIIHHVLTRKSIFLRTAVGVSGQAQPVAANIDIVFICMSLNNNFNLSRLERYLSVAWDSGATPVILLTKSDLCEDLERVLLEVERVSSFTEVIPLSMFDDDLVTKLSLYLKSGMTAAFIGSSGVGKSTLINKLLGEQELATSEVGKGDKGRHTTTGREMFLSPFGVVLIDTPGMRELGAESVDLSKSFEDIETLAGQCKFNNCTHTNEPGCAILQALDDGSLDQRRFSSYLKLRIEAGYDGLSAKEIENKKLERMLKDVGGMKNFRKYVKEKRKQR
- a CDS encoding low molecular weight protein-tyrosine-phosphatase, yielding MVKILFVCHGNICRSPMAEFVLKDLVRKTGAENSFYIASAATSTEEIGNPVHPGTRRILASLGISTEGKYAVQIKKSDYENYDYLIGMDDWNIRNMKKITGGDPEHKIKKLLEFAGRESDIADPWYTGDFESTYRDVLEGCKALLSI